A genomic window from Cydia strobilella chromosome 26, ilCydStro3.1, whole genome shotgun sequence includes:
- the LOC134753301 gene encoding paraneoplastic antigen Ma6E-like isoform X1, which translates to MVAIQIVTLLALVALAASKPHLGAGGALNVGLSVAEQAQGVGGAGLGAGLSAAGQAECAGKAGLGAGLGAAGLAQNAAGAGLGAGLGATGLAQNAAGAGLGAGLGAAGVAKNAAGAGLGAGLGAAGVAKNAAGAGLGAGLGAAGLAKNAAGAGLGATGLAKNAAGAGLNAAGQAECASKAGLGAAELAKNASGAGLNAAGQAEGAGKSGLDVGLGAAGQAEGAGKAGLSAGLNAAGQAGGGAKVGLHLASGLTSRVVSSGLGSGC; encoded by the exons ATGGTCGCTATCCAGATCGTCACTCTTCTCGCCCTG GTTGCTTTGGCAGCATCGAAGCCACATTTG GGAGCAGGAGGAGCTCTCAATGTCGGACTTAGCGTCGCGGAACAAGCTCAAGGTGTCGGTGGAGCCGGACTTGGCGCTGGACTTTCCGCCGCTGGACAAGCTGAATGTGCCGGTAAAGCCGGACTTGGCGCTGGACTTGGCGCCGCCGGACTAGCTCAAAATGCCGCTGGAGCCGGACTTGGTGCTGGTCTTGGCGCCACCGGACTAGCTCAAAATGCCGCTGGAGCCGGACTTGGCGCTGGACTTGGCGCCGCCGGAGTAGCTAAAAATGCCGCTGGAGCCGGACTTGGCGCTGGACTTGGCGCCGCCGGAGTAGCTAAAAATGCCGCTGGAGCCGGACTTGGTGCTGGACTTGGCGCCGCCGGACTAGCTAAAAATGCCGCTGGAGCCGGACTTGGCGCCACTGGACTAGCTAAAAATGCCGCTGGAGCCGGACTTAATGCCGCCGGTCAAGCTGAATGTGCCAGTAAAGCCGGACTTGGCGCCGCCGAACTAGCTAAAAATGCCAGTGGAGCCGGACTTAATGCCGCCGGTCAAGCTGAAGGTGCCGGTAAATCCGGACTTGACGTTGGACTTGGCGCCGCCGGTCAAGCTGAAGGTGCCGGTAAAGCCGGACTTAGCGCCGGACTTAATGCCGCCGGCCAAGCTGGAGGCGGAGCAAAAGTTGGACTTCATCTCGCCAGCGGACTTACAAGCAGAGTTGTAAGCAGCGGATTAGGGTCAGGCTGCTAA
- the LOC134753301 gene encoding paraneoplastic antigen Ma6E-like isoform X2 — MVAIQIVTLLALVALAASKPHLGAGGALNVGLSVAEQAQGVGGAGLGAGLSAAGQAECAGKAGLGAGLGAAGLAQNAAGAGLGAGLGATGLAQNAAGAGLGAGLGAAGVAKNAAGAGLGAGLGAAGVAKNAAGAGLGAGLGAAGLAKNAAGAGLGATGLAKNAAGAGLNAAGQAECAGKSGLDVGLGAAGQAEGAGKAGLSAGLNAAGQAGGGAKVGLHLASGLTSRVVSSGLGSGC, encoded by the exons ATGGTCGCTATCCAGATCGTCACTCTTCTCGCCCTG GTTGCTTTGGCAGCATCGAAGCCACATTTG GGAGCAGGAGGAGCTCTCAATGTCGGACTTAGCGTCGCGGAACAAGCTCAAGGTGTCGGTGGAGCCGGACTTGGCGCTGGACTTTCCGCCGCTGGACAAGCTGAATGTGCCGGTAAAGCCGGACTTGGCGCTGGACTTGGCGCCGCCGGACTAGCTCAAAATGCCGCTGGAGCCGGACTTGGTGCTGGTCTTGGCGCCACCGGACTAGCTCAAAATGCCGCTGGAGCCGGACTTGGCGCTGGACTTGGCGCCGCCGGAGTAGCTAAAAATGCCGCTGGAGCCGGACTTGGCGCTGGACTTGGCGCCGCCGGAGTAGCTAAAAATGCCGCTGGAGCCGGACTTGGTGCTGGACTTGGCGCCGCCGGACTAGCTAAAAATGCCGCTGGAGCCGGACTTGGCGCCACTGGACTAGCTAAAAATGCCGCTGGAGCCGGACTTAATGCCGCCGGTCAAGCTGAAT GTGCCGGTAAATCCGGACTTGACGTTGGACTTGGCGCCGCCGGTCAAGCTGAAGGTGCCGGTAAAGCCGGACTTAGCGCCGGACTTAATGCCGCCGGCCAAGCTGGAGGCGGAGCAAAAGTTGGACTTCATCTCGCCAGCGGACTTACAAGCAGAGTTGTAAGCAGCGGATTAGGGTCAGGCTGCTAA